AGTAGATATATTAAAACAGAAATCACAACCTTGATTCATGTGTGATTTTTTAAAAAAATGGACCGAATAGACTTATTCCTATAAAATCATGTTACATTTAATATCTAATCATATCATTTAAATTTTGGGCATACCAGAAACTTTTATTGGGCTATCAATAATTGAATTTAAACAATAGATGATCCATCAGATTTATAGATAGTATAAATTAAATAGATATAATTTAATGTTGTAATATTATACCTCTATATGCTAAATATTTAAATATTTGTCGATGTTAACTTTTAAAATTACAAAGATTTTTTTTTTAAATAACAAAAATCATATTATCTAACAATGATTAATCTTTACTACATTAAACCAATGAAAACAAATTTTAAACTATATAGTTTATTTTTAAAATTAAACAAAAACTAAATGTTTAATTATTTACTCGATAATATAAATTTATGAAGCGAAAAGTTTAATTTTTTAAAAACTTTCTAAATTTGTGAAATGTTACAATATCTTTGAATATGACAATAAAACAATATTTTACTAATATTTATATATATAGTTACTATTTTAATAATGAAATAATAATTCGAAAATATATATATATAGAAGAAGCAGTGCAATGATCTTAGGCAAAATATAAAATAAAGATCTTTTTATAATTTTTTTCTCAACTTTTATTTATTTCATTTCCATGAACTAAATAAAAAATTGTGGTATTCAAAGAAAAAAAATTAAAAATGAGTTTTTGTGTATAAATTAGATTTTGTTAATAGAAAAATTGAGAATGGTGTAAGTTAATTTTTTGTTTTTATTGTATTTAAATTATATTTAGTTAATCATACACCTTTTTATTATAATTTCACCAACTAATTGATATTTAACAAACAAAAATAAACTTTTTTAATTAGTAAAATGACATAAAAAAATTTTGGACCTATGAACCCATTGCAATTACCCATGTTGCCATGGATTAGAGCCGGCTCTGAGAAGAAGATACAAATACATGTGAAAATTTGANNNNNNNNNNNNNNNNNNNNNNNNNNNNNNNNNNNNNNNNNNNNNNNNNNNNNNNNNNNNNNNNNNNNNNNNNNNNNNNNNNNNNNNNNNNNNNNNNNNNTGGACGATTAGTTGACCCTGGACGACTTAAATATAAATCGTCTGGACGACTAGTATCAAAGAGGTTAGTATCAAATCCAGGGTTAACTAGTTGTCCAGACGGCCTTATTATAAGTCGTCTAATAAGTCGTCCAGATGGAAGACTTTCCAGACGACTTAATTAAGTCGTCCGATAAGTCGTCCAGCTGGGAAGACTTTCCAGACGCCTTATTATAAGTCGTCTAATAAGTCGTCCAGATGGAAGACTTTCCAGACGACTTAATTAAGTCGTCCGATAAGTCGTCCAGCTGGGAAGACTTTCCAGACGCCTTATTATAAGTCGTCTAATAAGTCGTCCAGATGGAAGACTTTCCAGACGACTTAATTAAGTCGTCCGATAAGTCGTCCAGCTGGGAAGACTTTCCAGACGCCTTATTATAAGTCGTCTAATAAGTCGTCCAGATGGAAGACTTTCCAGACGACTTAATTAAGTCGTCCGATAAGTCGTCCAGCTGGGAAGACTTTCCAGACGCCTTATTATAAGTCGTCTAATAAGTCGTCCAGATGGAAGACTTTCCAGACGACTTAATTAAGTCGTCCGATAAGTCGTCCAGCTGGGAAGACTTTCCAGACGCCTTATTATAAGTCGTCTAATAAGTCGTCCAGATGGAAGACTTTCCAGACGACTTATAATAAGTCGTCTGCGCAGTCTTTTGGATTGAAGTAAATACCTGACTCAAGATAGCAGCTTTCATTGATCTGCGGCCTCTGCTGCCCTCGTAAGCCAGTATCGGTGGAGACGGACTGTCTGCTCTGGGACCACCAATACTAGCACCCAATTCCGGCATAGCTGTGTACGTCTAGACCTGAAGAACTTGTATAAACCCATCCACGGTGTAACAGCCAGCAATTTCTTTGTTCCACAAAGAGTCCATCAGCACCTTAAACGCGACTCTCCCCCATGGATAATTCTCAAACCGTTCTAAATCCATCACTAGCCTTGCCAGAGTAGATCGTGTAGCGGTTGAAAACTTTCTCCCTTCAATGAATCCAGTGAAGATGGAGAGGTACGCGAGCCGCTTGCGATCTTCCCTGGACCAATCCCCGCATCTCTTCAGTGCTGCTATTATCTGATCAGTAGTTGGCCCAGCTTCCAGATGAACTCCCAGCATCCCCCAGAAAGAAACCATCTCTGGGGTAACGTCACATTTTGGTGTCTCAAGGTCCTCGATGTACTCGCAGTTTAGACCAGTGAGGTTTTCAAACTCTAACAGTGAAAACCTCAAAGGTTCTGGACCAACGAGAGACCACATCTCATACTTCTTCTTAATGTCCAGCTTGAAACTGAGCATGTAGTGAACCAGCCTTGAAGCCCAACCAAATCCCTGCTCCTTGAACTTGATGAAAACTCCCAAACTCGACTCCTTGAGCTCTTCAAATTCGTCATCAGTAAGAGCTTTCCTAAGAGCAGTATGCAACTTGCTGTTATCCGTATGATACGAAATGCTATTGTGGGCTTCTGGTTCTTCCCCTGATGTGTATAACCTACGGGGGAGTTCTGGAATATCCATCCTTTTTGTCTGCAAAATAATCAAAGACAACAATATAAGTCCAGACGACTTAGTAGACGACTTAAATTACTTACAAGTCTTCCAGTCGCAGAAGGAGTTGGAGTACTCGTCATTGCGGTTATAGATCTGAAAAAATAAACGTGAAACGGTGAGAATGAGTAAATTGATAGAGACAACGTTTTATGTTCATCTTTTCCTCGAGATTGATGACTTAGCGGCGTTAGGGTTTACAGAGAAACGGCGCTAAGGTTTACAGAGAAGAAGCGGCGGCGCTAGGGTTTAGAAGAAGCGGCGGCGCTAGTGTTTAGAACGTTGGTGACCACGGTGGCGAGGGCGACGGTTTGTTCGGAAATAGTGGAAGCGGCGGCGCTAGGGTTTAGAGGAATCGGCGGCGCTAGGGTTTAGAGGAATCGGCGGCGCTAGGGTTTAGAGGAATCGGCGGCGCTAGGGTTTAGAGGAATCGGCGGCGCTAGGGTTTAGAGGAATCGGCGGCGCTAGGGTTTAGAGGAATCGGCGGCGCTAGGGTTTAGAGGAATCGGCGGCGCTAGGGTTTAGAGGAATCGGCGGCGCTAGGGTTTAGAGGAATCGGCGGCGCTAGGGTTTAGAGGAATCGGCGGCGCTAGGGTTTAGAGGAATCGGCGCGGCTAGGGTTAGAAGAAGCTGCGGCGACAACGGTGAGAATGAAGTGAGATAGATAGCCGATGTTGAGAACGATGGTTTGTTCGGAAATCGTGGGAATTCGAAATCGCCTTTGAGAGAGAACTGTTAGGGTTTCTGAATTTCGCGAAAAATGAAACAAAAAAATAAAAATCACCTTATATATTGGGTAAATAATCCGGTTAGCTTTAAAATTACATTGGTAAACTTTAAGGTTTGGTCCGGTTTAGACGACTTATTCTGGCTGATAATGTACAACAGACGACTTAATATTTAGTCGTCTGTTTTCAGACGACAAAATATTAAGTCGTCCTAGACCCTAAAATGAACCCCTGAACTAAAATGACTAGATTAACTAACTAACCACGTTATAAAATCAAATTATACTTAAATAGTGTTTACTATACACAGAAATGAACACGCATAAGTTATTTTAAAAATTTTCAAAAACGGTTTTAATGCTTTCCAAAATCTAACCCTAAGAACACATACAATACTACAACATATGTTGATGAAACATAAACTAAAGAATATCATGACTCACTACTTTCACTCATCTATGCTGAAAACAATTGAAATTTGTTATATCTTAATTTATACCTCCTAAGACATATGTTAATTACATAATTCCCATTTTTCACTTATCAAAATATTTTTTACAAAATTTTTAAATTATGTTTATGACTAACTGTCCAGACGACTTTCAGTTAAGTCGTCTGGACGACTTATTTTCAAGTCGTCTAAACAGACGACTTGCGAGGGGTAGAAACGTAAAAAAAATTCCGCTTTTTTGTTTGGTCACAAGGGGATAGTTGTAATTTCAATAGCCTTTTAGGTTACTTTTGCCTTTGAACCAAGTTGGGGTATTGTTTTGGGTTTGACTCCAAGTTTTGAGTCACACTTGGCAATTCTCCCAATTTTAAAACATACTACATTTTTTAAACATAATGAATATTAGTTAAGTGAATTTTTTAAAGATTTATTTCCCAATTTGTGTAATCAATTGATTCAAGATTTTGATAGTAAAAGTGTTTTCTCATCTAACACAAGAAGATAACACAGAGATGTACAAATTTCACAAGCAGTAATCGACATTGCACTCTGCAAAAATCTAAGTTTCCATCATCAACTCAACAAGTTTCATCGTTTGTATCTATATAAATACAGAGAGAAGTCCATGCTATGGCATCACAAAGGGTCTTCTCTGAGAACACAAATAGCACTTTTCTATAACTTTATTGGAATTGAGTTTCCATGGAAGTAAGAAGAAAGATACACACACACACACACAAGCGAGAGGTTTCAGTACTTCGACATGATTTGCCAGTAGAGTTCCTTTGGAGCTGCACAACAATGCAACAACATAAACTTCAGCTTCTTTTGTTTAGTTTCTATGGAACCACAGACATGGGTTGTGTTCCGTAATGAGTCACACTTACCAGGCAAACCGGTGAAAATCTCAAACTGCTCGTAAGCCTGCCTCACAAACATCTCTGACCCCGACACAGTTATGGCTCCGCATTCTTCTGCTTCCCTTAACAGTCGTGTGATTCTTGGAGTATAAACCGCATCAAACACTAGTGAGTAGTGCTTCAACGCATCCTAGGGGAAAAAAAAAAAAAGAAGCTATAGATTAAAGAATTTTCAAGAGACTCCTTCCTTAATAATAGAAAGTATTGTAACAAGGAGAGCTAACCTTGGAGATGGGAGTCTCATCAACATTTGGTTGCATACCCATAGACGTAGTATTGGCCAATACCATGCCATCTTCTGGGTGGAAGTTATCTAAATCCGTGAGAGATAACGCTCTTCCTCCAATTGCTTCTGCGAGTTTTACTGCTCTTTCTTCAGAAACACACAACACCAGGAACAAAAATAAAACATATCATCAGTTACTACCGCCAACAAGACAACCAAAAAGAGATAAAGATGACGAAAAGTGTTCATAAAGGGAAAAAAATCATATGTATTTTACCGTAAGTTCGATTAGCAATCACAACTTTGGCTCCCTTCTCTTTTGCACCATAAGCAAGTGCCTTGCCTGCTCCACCAGCACCAATAACCACCACTGTTTTACCAGCCAACGGTGAAGAAGAAGAAGAAGGTACGCTGCTTGGATTACTTGAGCCTTTAAAAAAGACTGCATGAGTCAAACAGAAAGAAGCAACAACAGGTTAATGCTGTGAACATATAGAACTTACTTCTAAGTCCACCCTCAATAGCAGAAATGGAGCCAATACAATCCGTGTTGTAACCCAGCAACTTTCCGTCGCTTTGTCTCCTTAGCATAGTGCTCACTGCTCCTATAGACTGTTAAAAAAGATAATAAACCAAAACATTCAGAGTGAAGCAGGATGGGTATTGACCAATGTTCAAGAAATCGCTAGTCCGTGGTTAGACATTTAAAGGCAAGCACCTAGACCAATTTTTTGAACGCCTAAACCAATTTTTCAATTTGCGAAAAAACTGTATTTCTGATTTGCCAACCAGGCCCGCCTAGACCGATTTTTAGAACACTGAGTATTTACTCTATCTGGTGGTTATTAGAAAAACCAGACCTTTGCCAATGGATCAACCTCATCACAACATTTCAATGCATCTTCTTTGTGAGGAATTGTACAGCTGCAGGTAAAAGAAAATTTTACATTATTCATCCAAAAATAAATTGTTCATTACATTCAGAAAATTTATAGCTACTTTTAAACCTGAATCCAGCGAAATCAGAGGATGAGTATGTTTTGAGGAAGCTTGCAAGATCATCAACTAAGAGGTGAACATATACACCGTTAAAATCAACTGACTTGAAAGCTTGGTTGTGAACAATAGGTGATTTGCTGTGACTGACAGGCTTCCCAATGATTCCATACACTCTAGTGTCAGGACCAATTCTTCTGAAGTTGTAAAGATCCAACAGCTCCTTGATCGTTGGTTGACCAGGCGCAGATACTTTTCCAGATTCTAAGGTGCCAAAGGTCAAATATCCACCAAATTTGGAGCAGAGGATACGAGACATAAGACCTCTTTCACCCATTACAAGTCCTATTGTTGGAACCTGGATTCAAAGAGAATCACATTCAGAGATCAGAAGCAAAAGCTTGATTCTACTTTAATGGCAACTTACTTGAGCATTTGAGGTTATATGGAACATGCGAGAAACATCTGTGATGTCCACAGCTGTAGTAGCGATTTTCACAATGTCAGCTCCAGACTGTTGTATTCTTAGAGCGAGGTCATTGAGATCCTCAACAGAAGGGGTGCTCTGATAGTTATGTGACGAAACAATTGCTCTGAAGTTTTCAGGCTTCTTCTCTTTAATAGACTTGATGAACTCTTCAGCAACCTTAAAACACACAAATATGAAGTTAGGAGAGAAACCAATTAGCATCAAAACATTCTTTAGTTTTTTTAAACTATGGTAACCTGAAGTTCAACATCAATGTAATCAGCTCCAAGTTCCATGGCTAAACGGAGCGCATCCAGCCGCTCTTTTTCATCGCCTTCGTACTGACCACCTTCCCATTTTGGCCTACAGAGAAGTCATCACACAAACACAATACTACTCATACTTGAGCACATCAGTCATTAAAAGCTCAACAGAAGTGGACACAAGAAGTTCCTTATCAAACACAATGAAAAGTCCCAAGCTTGAGCACACACAAACAAACACAATAACATCACTCTACAAGTGCAAGCACAAGAACTAGCCCATAACTTGAGAGGAAAAAAAGAAGGCAGCATCATTCAATTAAAAGCTAAATAGAATCGAACACAAGAAGTTCCATATCAAACACAATAAAAGTCCCAAGCTTTAGCACTCACACACACGCATACACATATACAAACCTGTAGGTGAATAGAGTGGGGAGAGGAGACTTCTGTATTATAATTTTCAAATCCTCAAGAGGGTTGAACTGTTTCAGACAATCTAATCGAATCTCCACCAAATCTGCACCCAGTTCCTGAGCTTTGCACGTTTCAGTCACCATCTCGTCTACTGAATCCCCCATCACTGGAGCACAGATCAAGCTCGGGTTTTTCGCAAGTTTTTGACTTCCCATCTCCGTTTCCATGGAGTCTGAAGCCACCTAAGGTCAAACAAAAAAAAAAACAGGATAGCATTACACAACCGTTCTCTAACACTGTCCGAAACAGAACCAAATGAGAATTAAACTAACATAGACATTGCTTGGTTTCATGCTTTGACGTCGTAGTTGATCGGAGAATACTACCGGAACCGGCACAGTTCTGATTTGCAGGGAAGAGAATTCGGCGGAGAAGAGATTTGATTTGGAGCGGGCGGATGGAAGACGGAGGTTAGCGACGGAGGTTGGTGGAGTGGAGAGGAGATGACGAGGAGGAGGAGGGTTGGTGAGACGAGCATTAGTTGAAAAAGTAGAAGCCATTGAGTCGCCGGCCTTTTCCACTCTCTTCCAAAATTTGAGATTCTAAAAATATTTGGTTATAATATTTCATTTTTCTTAATACATTAAACCAAAATGGTAGGTGGCTTTGGATTGGTGACAACATCATGGTATGGTTATGGTAGGGCTCTTCAATATGATATACTTTGTCACTGGTTTGTTGTGCTTAAAGAGCTTTTCTACTAGTTTTTTTTTTTTTTTTTTTTTTTTTTTAAAACAAGCTTTTCTACTAGTTGTTAACTTGTTTTTGTTTACTTGTTTTGGTTTGGTTTCAGCAACACACATCAGAAAAATCAGTTGAAAGACACAAACTGATGTAGAAGAACCATGGGGGTGAAGCTCACTTTCCTAGATAACCTATTACTCATTGAGAAGATTGTGCTAACTGCTGAAGAAGTTGAAGATAATGAGGTGGTTTATTGGAGGAGGTGAAGTGAAAACATTTGATGTTAAAGGTTGTCTAAGACATTTTGATTCGTGGAGCGTTCTTTAATTTTTTTTTAGTAATTGTTAATCTACAGGGTTTCTCAACATGGAGCAGAAGAGAGACTTCAATAGTTTCCTAAGATTGTGAGAAGTATATGGCCGCAACGACATCAAGAGCATTGCCTCTGAGATGGAAGGTAAAATTGAGGAAGAAGTAGAAAGATATGCCAAAGTATTCAAAGGGAGATACTAAGGAGTTGAAAGGTATGTAACACAACACCTTTAAGATGCCAAGTAAAGTATATCTATAACCTCAAGCATGAGCTTATATGCCCACATTTCCCCTCTGAATTTCCAGACTACGGATAGAATCCTTAACAAACCCAAAGGACGATTATAAGAAACAAGGGGATGTAATGTCGTGTGAATAAAGGCCATTTATTAGTAATAACCGTTGTTCAAGAAAGCAAAAAACAGAGAGAGAAATATGGCCGTATGAGAGAATATATTTATGTATGAACAAATGGTAAAACGATAGAAGCTTTGGTTTTGGTCTCTCTCTCGGCTTCCATCAAATCTCCAGACCCCAATGATAATAATCTTCTTTTCCTTCTTTCCTTAATGTTGTTTACTTCATCAAGAATCTTGAGGACATTTTCCTCTTCTTTATTCCTTTAACTTGAAGAAGTCTTAGCTTCTATACTGCCACTAATACTAGCCGAGTCACCACCCGTCTCAGCTGGCTCTTGACTGCTCAAGCCACTGACCATAGGAGAAGACACTACAGCAGTCACAGCCTCCATGGTGGGTTCAATGCTTGAGCTAACCGGAGCTGATGCGCCGCTTAGTGTTGATGAACCAATTGGGTATGGAGCCACAGGCATATCCGTTAGCGAAGAAGCAGACGGGCTGTAACTGAGTGAAGAAGCCATAGAGTGATCAAACTTACACGCCGGTCCAAACTTGCAGATCCCATGTTGCGCAAAGTGAGTGCATTGCGCTACGCCCTGTGTGTCACAAAACATATTATTCAAGAACTTGTCCCATCCCAAAAACATTATCATATTGTGTCCATAACAAGACTTACTGGACGAAGCGGAAGGCCAATGGGGCTGAGGAGAACACCAGTATTAGTCTGAACTGCATCTAGAGGATGATGGTATCTACACGAAGCTCCAAACTTACAGTCTCCGGTTCTCATGAAGTACTGGCACTCTGGCTGATCAGGTCGCTGAGGGAAAGGTTCTTCTTTCGAAGTAGTCAGGGAAGGTCCACCGGATTGGTATGTTCCTGTATAACCAGTCCCGGAAGGAGACGGCGCAATTCCATAAACAGAGCTTGATCCAATAGACTGTTGTGTTCCAGTTCCAGGAGAAGGCATTGCAGTTAAAGAGGCCTAAAAGAATCAAAGAATCAACTGATTCATTAAGCAAAAAAAAAAAATAACAAATGAAGAATGTTCTTTATAGGCGTGGTCATTTTACCGGGATCCGAAACCCGAACCGGAACCGAGCCAAAAAAAAAGGGTTCGGGCTGAGTCCGAATCTAGGCTAAAGTACCTATTGGGTATAATTTTTTGGACCAGTGGATCTTGGTTCGGGTCCTACCCGAGACCCGATCGGGTACCCGAAACTTCTAAAATATACATATTAGGTACATCCAGGTGTTTCGGTATATTTTTGGTATAACGGATAATTTTTTAAGTTTCGGGTTCGTGTTTTCGGGTAAAATTTTAGATTTTAAGACCGGGAGGTACTCCGGGCCTTAGGCCCAACTAATCCCCAGAGCTGGGTACAAGTGCCGGTTGCTAAATCCCTTCCCCAGGTCGTACTCGAACTGGAGACCTCTAGCACAAGTGCCTTAGGTCAGCCAGCTCGTCATGGGTACAAATGAAGAATGTTAAAAAAGCTGAGTTGAAGGAGTTACCTGGTAAGGATTCCAATTAGGGTATGTAACCATTCCTGGAGGCAGAACCATTGGTGGGCCGTAAGGGCTTGGAAGATAAGAACCAGGTAATAGAGAAGGCCTTGTTAGAACTAAACCATATTGTTGAGAAGAAGGCATTGGTTGAGATTGGAATGTTGGATAAATAGTCTGTGTCTGTGGCTGCTGCTGTGGCTGAGGCACAGGATGGTTGAATCTACAGGTTAAACCAAATTTACACTGGCCGGTTCTCATGTAATAAGAACACTCTTTCTCTCCCTATAATCAAATTTCAGAGAAGCTTTAAGAGATCATACAAATGTGTGTACGATCAGTAAACCAATAGAGAGATGACAGAACACAAACCGGACGTAATGGATATCCTAAATAGCTTAGAGAGACAGGCGCAACGGAACCACCTCCTTGTCTAGGATGATGATACTTGCAAGAAGCACCGTACTTACACGTTCCGGTTCTCATAAAATGCTGATCAAACCAAAAAACAAAAACGATCTAGTCCGGTTTGGATTGTTTCATCATAAAGACAGAGATTGAGTAATTACAAAACCTGACAAACCGGTTGTCCCATCCTCTCCGGCAAAGCTCCATCTCCTCCTCCTCCTCCTCTCACACCTCCAACAACCTAAACAACAAATTCAAGACCTCACTGATCTGAAACCGAAGGTAACGAATCTAAATTGGGAAACTTTTATTACCGCTCCACGATCTCGTGGGTGATTAAACCGGCATCTTGACCCGTACCCGCAAACGCCGGTTCGCAAGTAATAAATACAATCAGGCTCATTTGATCGCTCCGGGTACGCTTCTCCGCCGCCGCTTAACCCTAACCGCCACATCGAAGCTACAAAAAAAACACGCATTTATGAGAAAAAAAAAAACAGAATCCTCCGATGAATCAAAGGCGCTGCATTTACGTTACCTTCGACTCTGGTTTCGCCTCCGTGAGAGGACCATTCAACCGACGGATCCGATCGCGACCCTTCTTCACCGGCGCGACCGTACCGCTCCATTTTCCGACAAACCCCACCACACACACAGACACGAAAGGAACGATCTTTTCTGGTTTTGTCGGAATGTCAGAAAGCTCCGATCGAAGAAGAAAGAGTGTTGTCGGAAACTCAGATCGTGGTTTTGCTTCTACACCAGTCTCTCTCTCTCTCTCAGTCGCTTGATCTCTCTCTTTACCTTCAAAGCTACAAACTTTTTTTGAACTGCAAAGAAATTATAATATTTTTTTATATAAGAAAGATTATTATTATTATTAGTTCTTTTTGGAAGGGGTGATGGGAGGTTTTGATCTTTCTTTATGCGTGGTCGCCTTTTTCTTGGTGTTTTGCCGGTGGTGGTTAATATACGCGCCAAACTTGGCTGCATTTTACTCACTTCCCTTTATTCTATTATTATTATTTTTTTAATATATTCTCTTTTTAGCATTTATGAAAAATATCAAAAAATATTTTTATTTTCTAAGATTCGGAAAGAATAAAATCAAAAATTAGAAAAAATATTTTGTGAGGTAAAAATTTTGAGTACATAAACTACAATTACAAAGTTTAAACTCAGGTTTAGTATTTATACAAAAGCTTATCTCCAATCACTAGGCTGCCATATTAGGTGGTACTTTAAACAATTTAGTCTACCTAACTTGACCTATTTTATTTGTTGTTTATTTGTGCATTTACGTATAGTAAAGGGATGTTGATTCTATTTTAGTATAGATAAGTACATTACTAGATTTTAGAAAGTTTTGTATGGCCAAGTTTGTTTCCATTTTAATATCATTGGTGCAACTATTCTAAGAAAACCAAGTTTGCTTTTTTTTAGTAAACAATGCTAATGTTGTTTCAGTAATATCACAGTGGCAAGTTAGGATCAGAATTATTTAAGAGAAATCAAGAACATTTTGATATAATAATGTTTGGCAGATAAAAGTGTATTGTATTTTCTAAATGTTTGTGTTAATATTTGGTTTTTCATAATATTTGTTTAAGTGTTCATAAAAAGTTTGGTCAGTTGTATTGGTTATAGTTATAATTTGTTTGTAGTTTGTATAATCTACCATTTTTTTAAAAAATATATCATCTAATAGTTTTTTCTATGGGTTTAAGTTATTGGCCGTAATACATCTCAATTATTTGTTTTAAGTGATAAATTTATACGGAATTTATGATTATTTCTTAATTTGTAAACACTAAGATAAACTATTAAATAATATCTCTGAAACAGGGTAGTACTTAATTTATAATAGTATGTTAATGTTGTTTTGAAAATTTATATTCCAAAAATTAAATAGAAAATCAATATAGCCTAAAATCTTTTAAAAATATTATTTTTATACATGAACATCGATTTAATTTCATTCAGAATATTCAAATGAACGGTTTAAGAAGATTTAAACTTAAAAAGTTGCATATTATTATACCAACAAAAGAAAACAGATACTAATAGTCGTATATTCATAATATTTTGTTTGAAAATACTTATATATATTATTTCTCCAAGGTAAAAAAAAAAACTTTCATTTTCCTTATTTTTTCCAAAAAAAATAATAATTTGGATTTATTATAGCGTCTGAAGTTGAGTTACTTAGACATGCGCGTGAGATAATCTAGAAGTCTATTTGCGAGCAATAAAATCACTTAAAAGAAGTCAAAATGGTTTGGTCATGAAATGACCAATCTAACGGCAACAAAAAGCAGTTAGCTGATAACCAACGGTCTAGATGTACTCCAAAATAACTGTCCATTAAACTGCTGACCAAACGAACCCGAAGGCTCCTCGAGTGTAGTAGGTAAAGCAGCCCATTCTCTTCATAAAGTT
The DNA window shown above is from Brassica oleracea var. oleracea cultivar TO1000 chromosome C3, BOL, whole genome shotgun sequence and carries:
- the LOC106335320 gene encoding zinc finger CCCH domain-containing protein 34-like isoform X2 — its product is MERYGRAGEEGSRSDPSVEWSSHGGETRVEASMWRLGLSGGGEAYPERSNEPDCIYYLRTGVCGYGSRCRFNHPRDRGAVVGGVRGGGGGDGALPERMGQPVCQHFMRTGTCKYGASCKYHHPRQGGGSVAPVSLSYLGYPLRPGEKECSYYMRTGQCKFGLTCRFNHPVPQPQQQPQTQTIYPTFQSQPMPSSQQYGLVLTRPSLLPGSYLPSPYGPPMVLPPGMVTYPNWNPYQASLTAMPSPGTGTQQSIGSSSVYGIAPSPSGTGYTGTYQSGGPSLTTSKEEPFPQRPDQPECQYFMRTGDCKFGASCRYHHPLDAVQTNTGVLLSPIGLPLRPGVAQCTHFAQHGICKFGPACKFDHSMASSLSYSPSASSLTDMPVAPYPIGSSTLSGASAPVSSSIEPTMEAVTAVVSSPMVSGLSSQEPAETGGDSASISGSIEAKTSSS
- the LOC106335320 gene encoding bifunctional 3-dehydroquinate dehydratase/shikimate dehydrogenase, chloroplastic-like isoform X1 is translated as MERYGRAGEEGSRSDPSVEWSSHGGETRVEASMWRLGLSGGGEAYPERSNEPDCIYYLRTGVCGYGSRCRFNHPRDRGAVVGGVRGGGGGDGALPERMGQPVCQHFMRTGTCKYGASCKYHHPRQGGGSVAPVSLSYLGYPLRPGEKECSYYMRTGQCKFGLTCRFNHPVPQPQQQPQTQTIYPTFQSQPMPSSQQYGLVLTRPSLLPGSYLPSPYGPPMVLPPGMVTYPNWNPYQNLKFWKRVEKAGDSMASTFSTNARLTNPPPPRHLLSTPPTSVANLRLPSARSKSNLFSAEFSSLQIRTVPVPVVFSDQLRRQSMKPSNVYVASDSMETEMGSQKLAKNPSLICAPVMGDSVDEMVTETCKAQELGADLVEIRLDCLKQFNPLEDLKIIIQKSPLPTLFTYRPKWEGGQYEGDEKERLDALRLAMELGADYIDVELQVAEEFIKSIKEKKPENFRAIVSSHNYQSTPSVEDLNDLALRIQQSGADIVKIATTAVDITDVSRMFHITSNAQVPTIGLVMGERGLMSRILCSKFGGYLTFGTLESGKVSAPGQPTIKELLDLYNFRRIGPDTRVYGIIGKPVSHSKSPIVHNQAFKSVDFNGVYVHLLVDDLASFLKTYSSSDFAGFSCTIPHKEDALKCCDEVDPLAKSIGAVSTMLRRQSDGKLLGYNTDCIGSISAIEGGLRSSSNPSSVPSSSSSPLAGKTVVVIGAGGAGKALAYGAKEKGAKVVIANRTYERAVKLAEAIGGRALSLTDLDNFHPEDGMVLANTTSMGMQPNVDETPISKDALKHYSLVFDAVYTPRITRLLREAEECGAITVSGSEMFVRQAYEQFEIFTGLPAPKELYWQIMSKY